The region CTGCCAGAAAAAATGACGCAGATGCTATTTACCTGATGGTTGTTATGCAAAAGGCTGCAATAAATGCACGCGATGCCTGGGGCCGGACACCGCTGCACCATGCCGCCAATTGGCCTGGGCATGAAGCAGCGTTTGACCAGTTGATTGCGTTGGGTGCTGACCGGTATGCTCGTGACAAAGATGGTAAGCTTGCTTGGCCAAATAAACAAATGCTTTGGGCTGCAAAAGCCGGCGATCTTGAAGAGATGAAAAAGTTGTATGCGCTGGGTGCTAATGTTGATGTGAAGATTTGTTATTCGGAGGGGACGGGTGGTTTTAGCGACCCAGAGAATCATGTACTGCATCTTCTTGTGGTGAGTCGCGCTTACGATGCTTTGCGTTGGGCTTGTTGCGTTATGCAACAGCAGGGTAAATCAGTTGATGTTGATAATGGGCGTTTTGGTGGTGGTTGCGCTACGCCGTTGCACTATGCGGCGTATCATGCTGGGTATGATAACAATCACACGGCATACAATATTTTGCTAGAATTTGGTGCTGATCAAAACAAGAGCAATTATTGGCATGCTTCATGTCGTGACTTTTACAAGTTAGGATTGAAGGAGGGTGGGCGTGTTGCTCACTCTGCAGGAGGCAGTGCAGAAGAAGGTTGCTTGATACTGTAACTAAAATTAAGCGTTAAAAGTTGAGCCCACTAAGATTTTTTCTTAGTGGGCTCAATTATTTATGGCTTTTTTACTTATGGTCTAACGAACCTAAATACGTTTGCGCATCAAGTGCAGCCATGCACCCCATCCCTGCAGCAGTTACTGCTTGGCGATAGCGATAATCAGCAACGTCGCCGGCAGCAAATACGCCCGGCACACTGGTCTTCGTCTGATTTTCAAGAACTAAATAACCGTACGCATCAGTTTTAAGTTGACCAGCAAAAATTTTGGTGCTCGGGTTAAAACCAATCGCCACAAACGCGCCGTCAGCGGGCAGCGTGCTACGCTCTTTTGTCTTTTGATTTTCAAGCACAACTTCAGTCAGTTTATTACCATCGCCCTTCATTTCAACAACGGTGGTGTTGTAAACAAAGTTTACTTTTGGATGGTTCAAAATTTTATTTTTAATTGGATCGTTGGCGGTGAGTTGGTCAAGAATGTGGATCACTGTCACTTTGCTTGCCAAGTGGCTCAAGTGCTCAGCCTCGGTTACCGCAGTGTTGCCGCCGCCAATAATAACCACTTCTTTATCTCTAAAAAATGGACCGTCGCACGTAGCGCAAGTAGAAACGCCTTTGTTGAAATACTCTTTTTCGCCAAGACAACCAAGTTTTTTGTGCTCAGCGCCGGTGGCAATAATTACGGTGTGGGCTTGAATTGTTTTGCCACTTTCAGTAGTCAGTGTAAATGGTTGTTGTGCAAAGTTAGTAGCTACAACGGGGTCTTGTACCAGCTCGGCACCATATTTTTTTGCGTGGCTGCGCATGCGATCCATCAAGTCTGGCCCTTGAACCGAGAGGTCGCCTGGCCAGTTTTCAACGAGTGTTGTTGTCATGAGTTGGCCACCCGGCAGGTTGCCTTCTAAAATTAATGTTTTAAATCCTGCGCGAGAACCATAAATGCCGGCGGTAAGGCCAGCAGGGCCCGATCCAATAACAACAATATCGTAGGTCATGAGCGTATCCTTTGAGCTTTTTTTTGTTAGGCAACCATAATAAATGAAGGTATAGTGTATACCACAATTTTTGTCAGCGAAAGGTTAAGTCTAACAAATTTTTTTCAGGAGAAAAGGATGATTGTTGTAGGAAAAAGTGCGCCCGACTTTTCATGCGATGCGGTTGAAAACGGCAATATTAAGCGCGTGAGTTTAAAAGATTTTGATGGTAGTTATAAACTGCTGTTCTTTTATCCACTCGATTTTACGTTTGTTTGTCCAACAGAGCTGCATGCGCTGCAAGAATATCAT is a window of Candidatus Babeliales bacterium DNA encoding:
- the trxB gene encoding thioredoxin-disulfide reductase, with the translated sequence MTYDIVVIGSGPAGLTAGIYGSRAGFKTLILEGNLPGGQLMTTTLVENWPGDLSVQGPDLMDRMRSHAKKYGAELVQDPVVATNFAQQPFTLTTESGKTIQAHTVIIATGAEHKKLGCLGEKEYFNKGVSTCATCDGPFFRDKEVVIIGGGNTAVTEAEHLSHLASKVTVIHILDQLTANDPIKNKILNHPKVNFVYNTTVVEMKGDGNKLTEVVLENQKTKERSTLPADGAFVAIGFNPSTKIFAGQLKTDAYGYLVLENQTKTSVPGVFAAGDVADYRYRQAVTAAGMGCMAALDAQTYLGSLDHK
- a CDS encoding ankyrin repeat domain-containing protein — encoded protein: MILRISKAFVFIFLLSANVFAATAALESGWRECAAKMAQLSIYDNAIADKVWKETPLHRAARKNDADAIYLMVVMQKAAINARDAWGRTPLHHAANWPGHEAAFDQLIALGADRYARDKDGKLAWPNKQMLWAAKAGDLEEMKKLYALGANVDVKICYSEGTGGFSDPENHVLHLLVVSRAYDALRWACCVMQQQGKSVDVDNGRFGGGCATPLHYAAYHAGYDNNHTAYNILLEFGADQNKSNYWHASCRDFYKLGLKEGGRVAHSAGGSAEEGCLIL